Below is a window of Phyllopteryx taeniolatus isolate TA_2022b chromosome 16, UOR_Ptae_1.2, whole genome shotgun sequence DNA.
ctggcttgcCATCATCGTGCCAAATTATTTCTACATGGAGTGGTGCGTGAGTCTGCATTAACATTGGTGGAAAAATGATCCCTGcgaagcttcgaggcagaaattttgcttcaacctttttttttttttctttctcccaaATAATCATTTCTGCCCAAGGACTCAATAATTCTAATAGTGTTCAGGCCAGCAGAGTAGGGGCCTTGCTGGCCACTGAGCGCCCTGAAATACTTGGCTCATAAAGCATTTTCTACTCCATGGTTCAAACCAAACATGATTAAGGCATTGCGTTTCAATTATTGGTCTCTCTGTTTGGAGTCTGTCGTTGCGGCACAAATCACACACAACGCTGTTTTCACTCTGCGCTTACTCAGCAAACGCTCATGTTTAAGCTTCCAGGGCCCTAACCTGTGACTGATGAAAGATGGCGACAAAGACGGCAGAGACCTCAGGGGGTGATTGGTGGGGTGCGGTGAGTCATGAGGGGCAGATGGAGGTTACATTTGCTCGCACCCCCAGCCCCCGCCCAGCCAAAACCCATGCACATAATAACTCCCAGCTGCACAGTGTTTATCCAAAAGGAGTTTCATTGCTTTTGCCCCTCTGGAAAGTGCTGTCATGTTGCCGAATCTCTCAATTTATCTCACATTTCTGTGTGCTGTCTTCAATTGCGCTTTGCTCTTTCTCTTGTGGAACTGTCAATCTCAATCCTCCTGCTGCATCTGATGAGCTTTGCCtcccacacacactctctctccctccttctCTTTCCTGTGCTCCATTTTTCTGCTATTTGTTCTCAGTAGCCCAATTCCCAGTattcaaaacacaaaagacTTGATATTCCCTTTCTCCTGTGGAAGATCCGCCCCTGCTTCCCAATCCTTGGCAAGGCCGCTTTCAGTCAGGATGAGGAGAATCTGAAGGGATTCATGAGCTTGAAATGGAACCATATGTCGCCATCTCGGTTATTAGGAGAACGAGAGCCACTGCTGTTTTGCATTTGTGATAACCCCACAAGAAGTTTTAGGTTTTGGGGATATGATGAGAAGTTTTAAAGCCTACATTCATCACATAAACAACATTTCCATCAAGCGGTACAGTTTAGTATGGTTGGCCACTTTTCTGCATCCTCACAAATTGTGAACGGTACCAAAGTTACTGATCATGCCGGTGAGGAGGTGAATGTGCCAAGATAGTTATGTAATTGTTTGTCAAACAAAGTGGAATTTAAGAACTGCCGTCACAGTTCCTTAATGCTTCTACTGTTTGTTCATGCCTGGTAGTATtacactttattctcataaaaataagtatttattatagcaatattgtgactttattcttataaaattaacactgattgttttgacattttctcgtaatatttggactttattctcatagagttaccactttatttttgtaaaattaagaTTTCCTTCCCCAGTAAAATGATAACTTTATActgattgtatattttttaaattaacaatcTTGCACCTTTTTTGTTACGATTGCCACTCTCTTTTCACAGTGCTTGAGTAGTCAAATGTACTTTACCTTATTCtagtaatattttgacttttgtccTGTAATATTAGAAGTTTCATCTTGTAGAATTACCACTTTATTATTCTAAAATTTCCAACTTTCAAAatatttctcttctttttttcttgttatactgtattatgaCATTTTCATAGAAGTATCACTTTatcataaaatgtattcatattcatttattcttattctttatttttgtaatattgcaactttaacCATGtactatttgtattttattcttttaaaatatttttgtttttttccagtttattCTTGTGGTATTTCTACTTTGACTTATTTGATGGCACTAGTACAGCTAGCTTCTCATCATAATTTACTTTATCCTTGTAGTTATGATGTTGTTGCCCAaattttatgactttattctaataATATAAGGTGTATAACTGACTGGAAATCGGAATAATGTGTGCACTCTACTCCTTTGAGGTGCTACTATCATTTCACAGTATTCACAAGGGAGATGCAGTTATCACAAGcctgctacaaagacaagccaGACCAGCGTTTACTGTTCCAAACCCAAATCATATTGTGCTAAATTGAACTGAACTTTGTGGAAATGTGGTTGTATACTGTACTCCATAAACAGCTTCACTGTTCAACTTTTCCTAAAATGAACAGAGATCCAGAGTAAGGGCAACAGAATGGTGATGTGGCTGAACCAATGGGAAGGGGCGAGTGATATCAGCTTGCCACCCATCGAGCAGCCCCCCCTGTTTAATATATTTGCAGAGTGTGTAGGCGATAGATCAGTGCGATCAAGCCGCAGAGCTGAAGGCACAATTATACACAAATTCTATAAACGTCTTCATCCGTGCCGGGTGCGCTGTCAGTGATGTATGATGATGTATTATATGTGACgtattatattgtattacgTTCGTATTATATTGTTTTGATTGCAACTCATACGTCCATCCACTTTACTGTTACTTCAAACTCATCTTTCAACATTACCCTTCAAAAAATCTGGTCCAaggattatttgattttgaaagaaATGCACCGGAAATGCGCATGTACCTGCACAGGCATCAAAGACACTGTAACTTCCAGTAACAACCCAGgttaaatttagctcctccccaacatacaaagatcttagcGTATCACTCGAGATAGATCATTTCAAAAATACTTGCTAATTAGTACTTTCCTGTTAGCCAGGGAAGATCATCTTGTGTCATATTAGGGTGTTGCAGAAAGTGCATACAATTATGCAAATAGATGAATAGCAAATAGCTGAGCTTGGGTCCACAGAAATAAAAcacgaataggtgaatttgggAATAGCGAACTGCGAATTGGCAGTCGTGCACTGTACTATTTTTGTTGACTTAAAAAGTAAAGAATTTGTATTACACGTTCTTAGCGAAGCCCTGGTTCGCTGGTTTAAGAATGTTACCTGTGACCAATAGGTCACAGATTGGATTCCATCTCTCCTtaaccatttattatttttgcttggATGGGTTAATTGAAAGAGTCGATTTTAATGCAATCCATGTAAAACTATGTCCACTGCTCTTACTGGAAATCTGAATGTTTCAGGAGGTTTCCATCCGTGCTGTAGCCCCCAACCACGCAAAGTCCCGATCACGGCTCCACGGCGACCCGTCGGAGCTGGCTCCACGTCTGTGCCACTTGGTACGGTCAAAGACGGGCTACGGTTTCAACCTCCACAGTCATCGGTCCAGGCCGGGCCAGTACATTCGCTCGTTGGATACGAGTTCGCCTGCAGACCAAGCTGGGCTCCGACCTCAGGACAGAATCATTGAGGTAGGAAGAACAAGAAAGCCTGAGAATCTCGACTCtcggagttcgcatgttctccctgagttttctctgggtgcattccaaaaatacaaaatgtctaaattgtccatgggtatgtatgagtgtgaatggtccaGGGTATAACCcacctctcgccaaaagtcagctgggataggctacagctcacccatgaccctagtgaggacaagcgctataggaAATGAATGGGTGGAAGAATAGTTTAACAGAAGTGTTTTTCCTACATCTTTATGTTAAAAGtggttaaattgttttttacaATTCAGCGGCAGTCAAGCAGAGGCGTGCAAATGTATGGGGATGCCCAGGGCCTTCTACCTTTTTGTCGACCGGCGGGCTGATTTCCTGATTGGAAACTATTCGTCATTCGTCCTGTTCTGCTGAGTCAAGAAGgtttaaatgtcaaatgttcCCTTATCATTCATTCTTAAGCTCAAGACtgagcattttattgtttttccccTTTATATTAAGACTTGTTCAGTTATTGTTTGTTATGCTTGTAAAACATTTAGAAATCTTAAAATTTCTAACTTGCTTAACTAAAAACGTCTCCCTAGTTATAAAGTGAAGTTATTATTAAGGGATATCGTCACCATTATCATCATCCCGTGCTGCTGGgaccaaacaacaaaagaagaacAGCTAAAATTGCAGCACATTTTACAAGAGCCCAACAATACGGCTGACTGAAAGCAGACGTTAGTTCATGTACACACACCATTGAAACCAATTACAAGTGCTGGGGTCATGCTTGTGTCTGCCACCAAGACCTGAGACCTAGACTCATTCTGCACTCTGTCAATGTGGAGAGTGAGAGGAAGGCGGGTCAGGTGGTACATAGTCTTTTGGGGGCATTCGTGGAGTAATAAATCAGCGTCATGGAGGGAGTTGACAGGAGGAGTAATACAGAAAAAGGAGCCACTTTGGGTCACATTTCATTACATTATTGCTTTGAGGTCAACTAATCCCATACCAAGTTGGTTAAAAGTTGTGACTGGTTCATGGTTTGACCCTTATCCAAAAAAGAATGAATACAAATGGGTTTAGTCACATTCCGCACCACATTGTGTATTTGTGGCAGTCACATCAAAGCCAAAGTTACTAGACTGTCCTCCTCAAATGGCCGTTTAAACGTAAAATATGTCATCTGTCTTATCATCGCCGTAGCTCGTTTTAGTCACACAGCATTTAGCCCTCGTTCCCATGACCTTTGTCGTCTCCGACTCTCAGGCGCCAAACATTTCGATGGGTTCAAAAAGTCttatgaatgttgttgttgttgttttggttttttttgcaccGTTTATATAGGGATGCCTTGGAATTTTCATGTCACAATTTCAAGATTTAAGTGCTTCATTTAAATTATAATCATTTCTTTCAAAGCCAATGTATGAATAGTTCGCTAAAGGCACAAAACAAGGTGTTGTACTTTCAGTTGTCCTTCTGCAACAGGACAGAATTGTTTTGagcatattttaatatttcaatgcgatgaagaaaatgttgattATAAAGCTCcagaagtattttatttttttaggccaCTGCAGtgggttttaaataaaaaagtcatcATGAGATTGAAGTGTagactttcagcattaattttAGAGGTTTCATGAAATGCATAACTTTCTatttaataattacaatatttaatgtcaaatgtcaatagTACAGGGTCATATTTAGTTATTTGGGGGCCCAAAGCAAACACAGTAATGGAAACATCTGTGCACTGCAAAGGTTTTGAATATAAATGTTCATCATCAACTAAAAAGTTGATGAGCTAGATGAAGTCTTTAAAATCCTTCTCGAGTATTATTATCTGACAAATCAACTATCTCAATGCTTTCACTGTAACTGATTAATCATTTAACATTAATGTACATTTCATATGGTTTACCACTTGGACCACTTTAATACTCACATCTttgtgatgaaaagtgtcactTGTGTCACTCTCCTCTTAATCTCTACTGCATcctcggctgacactgacagcagcgcTACTACAACTGGCAAAAATGTCTGGCTCCTGCTTTTGTCCGTTACATACATCCTCAGGCATTTGCTTGtgtataaatgtgtaatttacCAATTACTTATGTAAAATTAGggagaagtttaaaaaaataataataataatctgaaatTTGAGCTCAGAATAGGTGTATGAACCCTTTTTATACAACAGAAGCAAAGGGCTGctttaacaatattttttgtaattttctacACTATACAGTAAAAGAATcagacccaaaacacacacgcaagtcTAAGTTATTGTACATTTCAGCAGCAGAAAGTGGCATTTTATTTGGATTGAAGCTGCGAGGAGAACATAAGTGGAGCTGCACACATACAATACGTTGATTTACATTAACGCAGCAGGCAAAATGCAGAGGAGTGCGTGGGAACATGACGAGCAGATGGATGTCACCTTATCATCTCGCCATGAAGAGATGAAAACGAACATGAATCACTCTGGCTTTCTCACACGCACATACAGCTGCTCAAGTCAGGTGTTTCTAATAGAGTCCCTTGAGAAGCGTCGCTGTTCCTACAGCACATATTAATTAGCCCAGAGAACAGAGTGCATTGTCATGTGTGGGATGCTGTGTTAATGAAGGGTTGCAAAACATGACACCTATTGTTAGGCTCAATACAAAGATGCTTGTTCTTGCTGTATGTCTATTGTGGGAGAAATGGTTAATTACCTAGctgtctttttctgtttttatcttGTTTATCCAGAAAGACCTGTTAAGTGTGAtgcaatacaatatataatattgttATAGGCTATTATGATAAGCACTAATTCAGGTGCCCCTCAGGACAAAGACATATGAAACCAGGCCCGAAACCAAAGAGATCCATTAATAATTTATGTCCATGGCTAACTGTGCATGTTGTTAAACTACCGGGCACCGGAAGGCACAGGTCTAGACACAGCTTTACCCTCCAGAGGCACACAAAACCCACTTGATACAAAGCAGCAATTGCATGTTAAAGGGGAGTCATTGCACTCGGAGGTCAATCGCATGCACATATTGCAGTCAGTATCAGTCGAGCAATACTAGActtatatagcacctttcaaactgaaaaaagcaacacaaagtgTTTAACAGAACGGGGAAgggacgacaacaacaaaaaacacccaCCAGCCACAGTCTATGACCCCTCACTCCCTGGGCCATCGCACACACTCTTGTCCCATGTGTAAAGCACAAAAGGACTGAGGATTAGTATCTGAGGCTACATGAATGATTTTTACTATAAATGCAACCTGATTGTTCAAAAGGTGCAGAAACTAACATGCTTTCCTAGAAGGGGCAATAATGTATCACTCAAAATGAGAACTCTTGCTTCATTAGAATGAGTCGTTTAAAGGTGACATAGTGGCTTGTGCAGGATTCCGTATGTTGATCTACCACTCCCCCTACTGGGATAATGAGAAAGTGCGGTCAAAAAATATAGGGTATATCCTTTGGATTGTACGCTCACGATCAATTCAGGAGACAATGcaaaatgtagcttttttttttagttagttagtctTCATTGCAAAGAacgctcatccatccatccatccatccatcaatccattttctgagccgcttctcctcacttgggtcgcgggtgtgctggagcctatcccagctatcatcgggcaggaggcggggtacaccctgaattggttgccagccaatcacagggcacatataaacaaacaaccatttgcactcacattcacacctacaggcaatttaagttttcaattaacctagcatgcatgtttttgggatgtgggaggaaaccggagtgcccggagaaaacccacgcaggtacgggcagaacatgcaaactccacgcaggcggggccggggattgaactccggacctcagaactgtgaggcagacgctctaaccagtcggccaccgtgcctcgcAAAGAACGGTCATGCTCTCCtctattttgtaattttgtcaAGCAAGTGTTTAATGACTGAGTAGGATTGTTATTGAACTTACTTCAACAAAACTATGTATAGGAAGaaccaattacatttttatatggGGCCCAACAAGGGGGGTGGATTCACTTTTGTGAGATTTAAGTCTATTTTCTTTTCCGTCGTTTCTTAGTATTcgagatagacagacagacagacaatgaATCAGATCATTTTGCCGTTGAGCTCCGTCTTAGGGTacagcaagttgtgcagaaAGTACTGAAACCTTGAAGTTGGATACGAGTATTAAAAAGTTTAGCggtcaaattaagttaaccTGTTAAGGTTATAGTgccttttaggttcatcctaacATTTCACACAAAAGCCGTATATCCCTAAATTTGTGTGAGTAGTGTATGATATTGTCTGGCAAGATTTGCTGATGTCTCACATGAATGACTGCGGTAGATTTTTGTGCGAGGCGTCCTTTTGCGCAGAGATTTTGGTCAAAGTCCAAATTGTATGACCTCAAGGGCGTGCAACTGCAGAGCTTCCACTCTTTTTTCCACACATAAATAATTGGCTAATGAAACTAAACTCCTTTTAACTCGCATCCATGTAGGCAGCatggattcagttcccactcagtgaccatgtgaatgtgagtgtaaatggttgtctgtctttatgtgctatgtgattgactggcgactagtccagggtgtagcttGCCTTTCgtccaatgacagctgggataggctacagttCCCCACAACACTCAAATGGATGCCTGGAAGAACTCATTTAGATGAGGGCACAGCAATAATcgtctttcttcctttttttttgttaggtaAATGGCGTGAACATCGAGGGCATGCGGCACTCCGAGGTGGTGGCCTTCATTAAGAAAGGAGGCGATGAGACCTGGTTGCTGGTTGTGGATCCGGATGCGGATGAGTACTTCAAGATGAAGGGCATTATCCCAACCGTCGGCCATGTGAAAGGTAAAAGGTCGCCACTTGGCTGAAGCATATCCCTTCCGATCTGCTCGCAAAGTGATCCCTGCCAACAATGGTAAATGTCGATTGTGTTCGACGTTTACACCGATGACGTTCGAACCGCAGACTCAGTGACGGTGATTTGGAATGGAACATGAGCCACTCTGTATTAAACTAATGTGACATAGGGActtgaaacacttttttatGGGATTCAAATTCAGCGGAGGTCCGCCGGAGCACGGACAAAGTCCTCTGTAATGAGGAAAACGCttttaacgtccataaaattcaaaatattgCGATGGTCTCTCTGATATTTAGGTTGACCTGGGCATAAATATAGTGATGTCCACATAAATGTTGGTGATGATTTatcgcagttttgtgacattaagcagtgtttttttctctctctataTAGTGAACATATGGAGAGGTAAACGCTTAATGTCcgtaaaatccaaaatattgggccgATCGttatgatattttcagaggttgtaGTTGGCGACATTAAACTCCGTAAAGCCTTTTCTTTATCGTTAGCGCATAGAAGAGTCTCCAAAAGGAGACTCGAGTCCCCATCAGGTCACCAACAAGTCTCAGACCAGTCAGATAGAGGTCttagaaccctttaagcaacagatatctgaatacaaatggtggagcagcacatgtagacagataatataacaatactcacatgcatagattagactaatattacagcatcttacaCCTACAGTAGTTAGTAAAACTATTCTGCTTTTTtccttacaaaaaaaagtttggggtTTTATGTGGGGGAGGCTGGAGCGGATTactggcatttccatttttttcaaaggggaaagatgatttgagacggCTGTATTGACTTAAAGCACGGGTTCAAGTATGCAGTCTGATTGTTCTCACAGACTACGATGGTCCCTCCATCTCCAATGGATCCCACAGCCCTCTCATGAACGGCAGCTCCACCTCACATTCCATCAGGTCAATGACCTCGGACACAAGTTGCCACAGCAACGGCACACAGGTGGGTGTGGCCCTTGTTCACTCTGGCCATCTTCACGAACACCGGCACCTTCGTAACCTCCAACTGTCCGTCGTGTGTCTTCTCTAGCAGGCAGGTGACGAGCGAGGCCGATTCTCGGACCCGTTCGCTGAGCTCGGCCTGAGCGCCACGGCGGCCGAGGAAAAGCGGAAGCTCCACGCTAAAGAGAAGAGGCGGGCGCCACAGATGGACTGGATGAAGAAATACGAGCTCTTCAGCAATTACTGAAGAGACACTTCTAACCCGAGAGGACAATGACCTTGACACACGTGTTTAGCAACGACAACTGAAGAATGGAATTTAAGGAGCTCGACAGACATTTGAGCATCACTTCTCTACTTTAGCGGACTTACTTTTATATTTAAAGTGTACAAAGGCCTATATAAGCATTGTCACGGCAACGTGAAGTTCACGTAAGGTCACTGTGATGTCACTGATTGTAGCCTGGAAGATCACTGTGATAGAGAGGACACACTCCGCCTCAAGCGGGTTCATAACCTCTGACAAAGACAACTGATGAATCGGTGGTGTttggcaaacttttttttgtgctgccatttaaggtatttttttacatgaagaAAACTAGCTGAATGTGTGCAGCAGAGGGCAAACTTGCACCACAAATGCAACACGCTCTTAGATGTCTTGAGCGGATTTTTTTGTGTCCTTCTGAATAATTTGCCGAAGACAAGAAGTGACTAAGGTTATGTAGTCTGGGTATATTTATTCCCAACTGTCGTTTAATGTGAAAAACACATTCATGTGGTTGAGACCGGATGAGTAATGGAGAATGTATTTTACTTGGGGGAATTAATAAGGAGCTGAGGCATGTGCTGTTGATAAAGGTAACCTGCTATTAAGAGACAGTATTAGAACAGAATTATGTTTATAAAGGCGGGGCCATCAAATG
It encodes the following:
- the LOC133465801 gene encoding Na(+)/H(+) exchange regulatory cofactor NHE-RF2 isoform X2 — encoded protein: MAGERKPRLCVMTKGEQGYGFHLHGEKGKTGQFIRKVEPGSSAEAAGLRAGDRVVAVNGDNVERETHHQVVQRIKALDNETRLLVVDQETHEYLRNLHLTATEEMAIPGEEPPPPFSPPDPSNPAPTSFPSSPNKNKHEDGNNGSDMLQSMLHRSENCQVPKHTRRLPSLAVKKEVSIRAVAPNHAKSRSRLHGDPSELAPRLCHLVRSKTGYGFNLHSHRSRPGQYIRSLDTSSPADQAGLRPQDRIIEVNGVNIEGMRHSEVVAFIKKGGDETWLLVVDPDADEYFKMKGIIPTVGHVKDYDGPSISNGSHSPLMNGSSTSHSIRSMTSDTSCHSNGTQAGDERGRFSDPFAELGLSATAAEEKRKLHAKEKRRAPQMDWMKKYELFSNY
- the LOC133465801 gene encoding Na(+)/H(+) exchange regulatory cofactor NHE-RF2 isoform X1, which codes for MAGERKPRLCVMTKGEQGYGFHLHGEKGKTGQFIRKVEPGSSAEAAGLRAGDRVVAVNGDNVERETHHQVVQRIKALDNETRLLVVDQETHEYLRNLHLTATEEMAIPGEEPPPPFSPPDPSNPAPTSFPSSPNKNKHEDGNNGSDMLQSMLHRSENCQVPKHTRRLPSLAVKKEVSIRAVAPNHAKSRSRLHGDPSELAPRLCHLVRSKTGYGFNLHSHRSRPGQYIRSLDTSSPADQAGLRPQDRIIEVNGVNIEGMRHSEVVAFIKKGGDETWLLVVDPDADEYFKMKGIIPTVGHVKDYDGPSISNGSHSPLMNGSSTSHSIRSMTSDTSCHSNGTQQAGDERGRFSDPFAELGLSATAAEEKRKLHAKEKRRAPQMDWMKKYELFSNY